In Deinococcus sonorensis KR-87, a single window of DNA contains:
- a CDS encoding DUF2269 family protein, producing the protein MHALVLLHVLASIIGIGPTFFMLVLYRRDQSAADLVASLKLIHALEYFPKIGGTLAVLSGLLLTFTGSYGPFTQLWLLGSLVLYITVQVVVIALLGPLTKRLSAWSASTSSSRLTTDATSWLASAHRLTWVANGLAVLLVGLMVLKPR; encoded by the coding sequence ATGCACGCCCTCGTTCTCCTGCACGTCCTCGCGTCCATCATTGGCATTGGCCCGACCTTCTTCATGCTGGTGCTGTACCGGCGTGATCAATCAGCAGCGGACCTCGTCGCGTCGCTAAAGCTCATTCACGCGCTGGAATACTTCCCAAAAATCGGTGGCACGCTGGCAGTGCTCAGCGGCCTGCTGCTGACGTTCACAGGCTCCTACGGACCGTTTACGCAACTGTGGCTACTTGGCTCGCTCGTGCTCTACATCACGGTCCAGGTGGTGGTCATCGCGCTGCTCGGCCCGCTGACGAAACGGCTGAGCGCCTGGTCGGCCAGCACCAGCAGCAGCCGGTTGACGACGGACGCCACCTCCTGGCTGGCATCCGCCCACCGGCTCACCTGGGTGGCGAATGGGCTGGCGGTGCTGCTGGTTGGGTTGATGGTCTTGAAACCCCGCTGA
- a CDS encoding ABC transporter substrate-binding protein translates to MRRLLLLTSLLLPTAAAIAVPHERGTLTLPAPARRVVALEYSFLDTLLALGVRPVGAALGTQGGDRGAPPYLKARLSGITSTGSRAQPSLEAIAATRPDLILADAFVHQDSVAPLNRLAPTGVFQSRRGSLDDLNAQTLAIGQLVGREAAARRILEEQQALLRKARAFTRKGAPPFVAAVATPTSLTLHTTGSFVGSYLEAVGRKNQLPVKAGQTQYEVSLEGLVALNPQTLVLFTAPDERPITDTWRQSPLWQRLAAVQRGRVYVFNRDNWTRGRGPLALRLMAAETIQSRFLQDQAPSGDFRYP, encoded by the coding sequence ATGCGACGACTCCTGCTGCTGACTTCCCTGCTGCTGCCCACCGCGGCGGCCATCGCTGTGCCGCACGAACGCGGCACCCTGACCCTCCCGGCGCCGGCCCGGCGGGTGGTGGCGCTCGAATACTCGTTCCTCGACACCCTGCTGGCACTGGGCGTGCGGCCGGTGGGGGCCGCGCTCGGCACCCAGGGCGGGGACCGGGGGGCGCCCCCCTACCTGAAGGCCCGGCTCAGCGGCATCACCTCCACCGGCAGCCGCGCCCAGCCGAGCCTGGAAGCCATCGCCGCCACGCGCCCGGACCTGATCCTGGCCGACGCGTTCGTGCACCAGGACAGCGTGGCACCGCTGAACCGCCTGGCCCCCACCGGGGTCTTCCAGAGCCGCCGCGGCAGCCTCGACGACCTGAACGCCCAGACGCTCGCCATCGGGCAGCTGGTGGGCCGCGAGGCGGCCGCGCGCCGCATTCTTGAAGAGCAGCAGGCGCTGCTGCGCAAGGCGCGCGCCTTCACCCGCAAGGGCGCGCCGCCGTTCGTGGCGGCCGTGGCCACGCCCACCAGCCTGACGCTGCACACCACCGGCAGCTTCGTGGGCAGTTACCTGGAAGCGGTGGGCCGCAAGAACCAGCTGCCGGTCAAGGCCGGGCAGACGCAGTACGAGGTGTCGCTGGAAGGGCTGGTGGCCCTCAACCCGCAGACGCTGGTGCTGTTCACCGCCCCCGACGAGCGGCCCATCACCGACACCTGGCGGCAGAGTCCGCTGTGGCAGCGGCTCGCGGCGGTGCAGCGCGGGCGGGTGTACGTGTTCAACCGCGACAACTGGACGCGCGGGCGCGGCCCACTGGCCCTGCGCCTGATGGCCGCCGAGACCATCCAGAGCCGCTTCCTGCAGGACCAGGCGCCCAGCGGCGACTTCCGGTACCCATGA
- a CDS encoding response regulator has protein sequence MHHAPDLLLIEDDAAAARMVEEAVREVKPVPSMVHVASAEAALAYLERFPDHPPRLILLDLQLPSMSGMELLERLKAHSHHRLIPVVILSLSDLSGDILSSYDHQASGYLHKPATFPKLILMLQALSDFWFQTVRLVNDRSM, from the coding sequence ATGCATCATGCCCCGGACCTGCTGCTGATTGAAGATGATGCGGCTGCGGCCCGAATGGTGGAAGAAGCTGTCCGAGAGGTGAAGCCCGTGCCGTCTATGGTGCATGTGGCCAGCGCGGAAGCGGCGCTCGCGTACCTCGAGCGGTTCCCCGACCATCCCCCAAGGCTGATCCTGCTGGATCTGCAGCTGCCCAGCATGTCGGGGATGGAGCTGCTGGAGCGCCTGAAGGCCCATTCACATCACCGGTTGATTCCAGTGGTGATCCTGAGCCTCTCGGACCTCAGCGGGGACATCCTCTCCAGCTACGACCACCAGGCCTCCGGCTACCTGCACAAACCAGCGACCTTTCCAAAGCTGATCCTGATGCTGCAGGCCCTGTCGGACTTCTGGTTTCAGACGGTGCGGCTGGTGAACGACCGCTCGATGTGA
- a CDS encoding ATP-binding protein, which translates to MNSRPIWQLEVLGKPRLVGPGGQVVRLEGGTLAVLTYVALEGPTPRSRLAGLLWPDTLEGAARNNLVHLIRRLNRACGEVILRADDAVGLSEHLWVDAPALLAGEAPGTWTGGPLLDGVEFDDRPDLADWLLMWRERLDAVRAGRLAAAASQQEDAGDLAGALATATRLLDLNGVSEEAHRRVMRLHYLAGDRGAALAAFERCRSVLQREFGTEPLPETLALAREIERGVPPAPAAPVRPRIPLSVLRPPSLIGREAEWARMEDAWAAGQFIVLAGEGGLGKSRLARDFAASKGDVVELEGRPGDALVPYSTTTRSLRRLLARAPQLTLDPWMRTSLSRLLPELLDGTAGPPEDPDQHLHAAIHQVFQAGLTEVSAVVYDDLHLADPASIEAMFVLLSSAFPLGQPGRVPRLIATARPGELPAATAEVFAQLARAGMGVRLDLTPLGAAAVTQLLQDLEVSAVRALGPQLARFTGGNPLFVLETVKHLIENPRADGGLPVAARVSQLIEGRLARLSPAALGTARGAAVLQSDVRIELVAAVLGAPLLDTAAAWEELEAAQVMDGERFSHDLVQETVLAGLPHAVRRLLNRSAARVLEREGASAARVARHWLEGGDDEKAAPHLLAAAEQAQRQGRLREAAAFCEQAADLFERFGRADEAFEAIYAAMRLSVEVSYQAELQRLGERLSALARTATQHARAYEARMHRLYEQRDWPGLEALSGATLNRAEEVNDRPLQAVCHEALAAVTLFSGRLDEARHHLSRLGQLGAELDDLRLRALTHLGLGRVEGLGQRRAALAHFEQALALYADVAGDPTGRVAALVKLAVTWHELGLALPALDAARRAEEVLGTLDADSYYQLAGAHSTFLAEHALGNSSAALATVRRALALHGQHQEWWRSVLHLDLAQVYLTVGAVELARAEVRAVAERADLQPPDEPRRLLLEAQTLTRRGERADAVFAAALAHPITRLNPYEHARLLIARGPTLPARQALLDAQAALQLAQAAELGGVQVAALTRRAQAHLALGDLHQAVQDSASARQLCDTFTPELPLGEVMRTHAAALDALGDPQAAQAHEAAQAWLQHAAQQVPEEFRTGFLAAHGQAGVPGPPSPDAAPSGAPQEDAGAYRG; encoded by the coding sequence ATGAACAGTCGGCCCATCTGGCAGCTGGAGGTGCTGGGAAAACCGCGGCTGGTGGGTCCAGGCGGGCAGGTGGTGCGGCTGGAGGGCGGCACGCTGGCGGTGCTGACCTACGTGGCGCTGGAAGGGCCGACGCCCCGGTCGCGCCTCGCGGGCCTGCTGTGGCCGGACACGCTGGAAGGCGCGGCGCGCAACAACCTCGTGCACCTGATCCGGCGCCTCAACCGGGCGTGCGGCGAGGTCATCCTGCGCGCGGACGACGCGGTGGGCCTGTCCGAGCACCTGTGGGTCGACGCGCCCGCGCTGCTGGCCGGTGAGGCGCCGGGAACGTGGACCGGCGGCCCCCTGCTGGACGGGGTGGAGTTCGACGATCGCCCGGACCTCGCCGACTGGCTGCTGATGTGGCGCGAGCGGCTCGACGCGGTCCGGGCCGGGCGGCTGGCCGCGGCGGCCTCGCAGCAGGAGGACGCGGGCGACCTGGCGGGCGCGCTCGCCACAGCCACCCGGCTGCTGGACCTGAACGGGGTCTCGGAGGAGGCCCACCGCCGCGTGATGCGGCTGCACTACCTCGCGGGGGACCGGGGCGCCGCGCTGGCCGCGTTCGAGCGCTGCCGGAGCGTGCTGCAGCGCGAGTTCGGCACCGAGCCGCTGCCCGAGACGCTGGCGCTGGCGCGCGAGATCGAGCGCGGCGTGCCGCCCGCGCCGGCCGCCCCGGTCCGGCCCCGCATTCCCCTGAGCGTCCTGCGCCCGCCCAGCCTCATTGGACGCGAGGCCGAGTGGGCGCGGATGGAGGACGCCTGGGCCGCCGGGCAGTTCATCGTGCTCGCGGGCGAGGGCGGCCTGGGCAAGTCGCGCCTCGCCCGGGACTTCGCGGCCAGCAAGGGCGACGTGGTGGAGCTGGAAGGCCGCCCGGGCGACGCCCTGGTGCCGTACTCCACGACCACCCGCAGCCTGCGCCGCCTCCTGGCGCGCGCGCCCCAGCTCACGCTGGACCCGTGGATGCGGACCAGCCTGTCGCGCCTGCTGCCCGAGCTGCTGGACGGCACGGCCGGGCCGCCGGAGGACCCGGACCAGCACCTGCACGCCGCCATTCACCAGGTGTTCCAGGCGGGCCTCACGGAAGTGAGTGCGGTGGTGTACGACGACCTGCACCTGGCCGATCCTGCGTCCATCGAGGCGATGTTCGTGCTGCTCTCCAGCGCCTTTCCGCTCGGCCAGCCGGGCAGGGTGCCGCGCCTGATCGCCACGGCGCGCCCGGGCGAACTGCCCGCCGCCACCGCGGAGGTCTTCGCTCAGCTCGCCCGGGCGGGGATGGGCGTGCGGCTGGACCTGACGCCGCTCGGTGCGGCGGCGGTCACGCAGCTGCTGCAGGACCTGGAGGTGTCGGCCGTGCGGGCGCTGGGGCCACAACTCGCGCGCTTTACCGGCGGCAACCCGCTGTTCGTGCTGGAGACGGTCAAGCACCTGATCGAGAACCCCCGCGCGGACGGTGGCCTGCCGGTGGCGGCGCGGGTGTCGCAGCTGATCGAGGGGCGCCTCGCGCGGCTGTCCCCGGCGGCGCTGGGCACGGCGCGCGGCGCGGCCGTCCTGCAGAGCGACGTGCGGATCGAGCTGGTGGCCGCGGTGCTGGGCGCGCCGCTGCTCGACACCGCGGCGGCCTGGGAGGAACTGGAGGCGGCGCAGGTCATGGACGGCGAGCGCTTCAGCCACGACCTGGTGCAGGAGACGGTGCTGGCGGGCCTTCCCCACGCGGTGCGCCGCCTGCTCAACCGCAGCGCGGCGCGGGTGCTGGAGCGCGAGGGGGCGAGCGCGGCCCGGGTGGCGCGGCACTGGCTGGAGGGAGGCGACGACGAGAAAGCCGCGCCGCACCTGCTGGCGGCCGCCGAGCAGGCGCAACGCCAGGGGCGGCTTCGGGAGGCCGCCGCGTTCTGCGAGCAGGCCGCCGACCTGTTCGAACGGTTCGGCCGGGCGGACGAGGCCTTCGAGGCGATCTACGCCGCCATGCGGCTGAGCGTGGAGGTCTCGTACCAGGCCGAGCTGCAGCGTCTGGGCGAGCGGCTGAGTGCCCTGGCACGCACCGCCACCCAGCATGCCCGTGCGTACGAGGCCCGGATGCACCGGCTGTACGAGCAGCGCGACTGGCCGGGCCTGGAGGCGCTGTCCGGCGCCACCCTGAACCGCGCCGAGGAGGTCAACGACCGCCCGCTGCAGGCGGTGTGCCACGAAGCGCTCGCCGCGGTCACCCTGTTCAGCGGCCGGCTGGACGAAGCGCGGCATCACCTGAGCCGCCTGGGACAGCTCGGCGCCGAGCTGGACGACCTGCGCCTGCGCGCCCTCACCCACCTGGGCCTGGGCCGGGTCGAGGGCCTCGGCCAGCGCCGCGCCGCTCTGGCGCACTTTGAGCAGGCGTTGGCGCTGTATGCGGACGTGGCCGGGGATCCGACCGGGCGGGTGGCGGCGCTGGTCAAACTGGCGGTGACGTGGCACGAACTCGGGCTGGCCCTGCCGGCCCTGGACGCCGCCCGCCGCGCAGAGGAGGTCCTCGGGACGCTCGACGCCGACAGCTACTATCAGCTGGCCGGGGCGCACAGCACGTTCCTGGCCGAGCACGCGCTCGGCAACAGCAGCGCGGCGCTGGCCACGGTGCGCCGCGCGCTGGCGCTGCACGGGCAGCACCAGGAGTGGTGGCGCAGCGTGCTGCACCTGGACCTGGCACAGGTGTACCTGACCGTGGGGGCGGTGGAGCTGGCCCGGGCGGAGGTGCGCGCCGTGGCGGAGCGCGCGGACCTCCAGCCGCCCGACGAGCCCCGGCGACTGCTGCTGGAAGCCCAGACGCTCACGCGCCGCGGTGAGCGGGCCGACGCCGTCTTCGCCGCGGCGCTGGCCCACCCCATCACGCGCCTGAATCCGTACGAACACGCGCGGCTGCTCATCGCGCGCGGGCCGACACTGCCGGCCAGACAAGCGCTCCTGGACGCACAGGCCGCCCTGCAGCTCGCCCAGGCCGCGGAGCTGGGCGGCGTGCAGGTCGCGGCCCTGACCCGGCGTGCCCAGGCGCACCTCGCGCTGGGTGACCTCCACCAGGCGGTGCAGGACAGCGCCTCGGCCCGGCAGCTGTGTGACACCTTCACCCCGGAGCTGCCGCTGGGCGAGGTCATGCGAACGCACGCCGCGGCGCTGGACGCGCTGGGCGACCCGCAGGCGGCTCAGGCGCACGAGGCGGCCCAGGCCTGGCTCCAGCACGCCGCGCAGCAGGTTCCGGAGGAGTTTCGAACGGGGTTCCTGGCGGCGCACGGGCAGGCTGGGGTGCCCGGTCCACCGTCCCCTGACGCCGCGCCTTCCGGCGCGCCGCAGGAGGACGCGGGCGCATACCGCGGTTGA
- a CDS encoding TetR/AcrR family transcriptional regulator: protein MTPASAAQRKPRTDVIRNRASILETAQHHFQQHGVGTSLEAVARDAGVGPGTLYRHFPTREALLTAVLQARSATLISRRETLRQLAAPDEALRQWLGALEDYLNAYNGLPEPLMAATRASEPDNPLTYPCDQLISMTDEFLQAAQRQGSVRPEVSARDLFQATAAVAWIRGPGPADQPSLAGLRDLLAHGYYCRPPAALQ from the coding sequence ATGACCCCAGCATCCGCTGCCCAGCGCAAACCTCGCACGGACGTGATCCGCAACCGGGCCAGCATTCTGGAAACAGCCCAACACCACTTCCAGCAGCACGGGGTCGGCACCTCGCTCGAAGCGGTCGCCAGAGACGCCGGAGTCGGACCCGGGACGCTCTACCGCCACTTCCCCACCCGGGAAGCGCTCCTGACCGCCGTGCTGCAGGCACGCTCGGCAACGTTGATCAGCCGCCGCGAAACCCTCCGGCAGCTCGCCGCTCCGGATGAAGCGCTGCGGCAATGGCTCGGTGCCCTGGAGGACTACCTCAACGCGTACAACGGCCTCCCCGAGCCCCTGATGGCCGCCACCCGGGCGAGTGAGCCGGACAACCCGTTGACCTACCCCTGCGATCAGCTCATCTCCATGACGGACGAATTCCTCCAGGCGGCCCAGCGCCAGGGATCCGTCCGCCCGGAGGTGAGCGCCCGGGACCTGTTTCAGGCCACGGCAGCGGTGGCCTGGATTCGGGGACCCGGCCCCGCCGATCAACCCTCGCTCGCCGGACTGCGCGATCTGCTGGCGCATGGCTACTACTGCCGTCCTCCAGCAGCACTCCAGTAA
- a CDS encoding MDR family MFS transporter — translation MTTHPRSSVALPHQDARSRAVIMVLLLATFVVVLNETIMNVALPTLILDFHVTASVAQWLATGFMLTMAVVIPTTGFLLQRLTSRAVFLLAMGTFSVGTLLAAAAPTFALLLLARVVQAVGTAIMIPLLFTTVMTLIPAERRGATMGFVSIVIAVAPALGPTISGLILQSLSWRFMFLFVLPFALAALAYGLRTLVNFSEPRRLSLDVASLPLSAVGFGGLVYALSRLGESPAGLTDPRVSVPLLLSVLSLAGFVWRQRALQRQGTPLLDFRALRSPIFTLGVVLIMLLSVAFFGGAILLPLYLQDIRGLSTLQTGLLVLPGGVMMGLLAPSIGRLYDRIGPAWLATPGAALLALSLWRFSRVDAATGVPVLLAMHLVMSVGLALTFTPLFTAATSPLPARLYAHGSAIMNSFQQVAGAAGTALLITVMTGRTTRAAAAGLTLPLAHAEGGRAAFGLATGIALMLLLLAAFMRRAPAPQGTGDDERIVAVGALTRRRAGSTHANRPELSCVQAGSPFTPR, via the coding sequence ATGACCACCCATCCCCGCTCGTCCGTGGCCCTTCCACACCAGGACGCACGCAGCCGCGCCGTCATCATGGTCCTCCTGCTCGCCACCTTCGTGGTGGTCCTGAACGAGACGATCATGAACGTCGCGCTGCCCACCCTGATCCTCGACTTCCACGTCACTGCCAGCGTCGCGCAGTGGCTGGCCACCGGCTTCATGCTGACCATGGCCGTGGTGATCCCCACCACCGGCTTTCTGCTGCAGCGCCTGACCTCCCGCGCGGTGTTCCTGCTCGCGATGGGCACCTTCAGTGTCGGCACCCTGCTGGCCGCCGCCGCGCCCACCTTCGCGCTGTTGCTGCTGGCCCGGGTGGTGCAGGCGGTCGGGACGGCCATCATGATCCCGCTGCTCTTCACCACCGTCATGACCCTGATTCCGGCCGAGCGGCGCGGCGCGACGATGGGCTTCGTCAGCATCGTGATCGCGGTCGCCCCCGCGCTGGGCCCGACCATCAGCGGCCTGATCCTGCAGTCACTGTCCTGGCGCTTCATGTTTCTCTTCGTGCTGCCCTTCGCGCTGGCCGCCCTGGCGTACGGCCTGCGGACGCTGGTGAACTTCAGCGAACCGCGGCGCCTCTCGCTCGATGTCGCGTCGCTGCCGCTCTCCGCGGTGGGCTTCGGTGGCCTGGTGTACGCGCTCAGCCGCCTGGGCGAGTCGCCCGCGGGGCTCACCGACCCGCGGGTGAGCGTGCCGCTGCTCCTCAGTGTGCTCAGCCTCGCCGGGTTCGTCTGGCGGCAACGCGCGTTGCAACGTCAGGGCACACCACTGCTGGATTTCCGCGCTCTGCGCTCCCCAATCTTCACGCTGGGCGTGGTGCTGATCATGCTGCTGTCGGTGGCGTTCTTCGGCGGGGCGATCCTGCTGCCGCTCTACCTCCAGGACATCCGCGGCCTCAGCACCTTGCAGACCGGACTGCTGGTCCTGCCCGGCGGCGTGATGATGGGGCTGCTGGCGCCCAGCATCGGCCGGCTGTATGACCGCATCGGCCCGGCCTGGCTCGCGACGCCGGGCGCGGCCCTCCTGGCGCTCTCACTCTGGAGGTTCAGCCGGGTGGACGCCGCAACAGGCGTGCCGGTCCTGCTGGCGATGCACCTCGTGATGAGTGTCGGTCTGGCCCTGACCTTCACCCCGCTGTTCACGGCTGCCACGAGCCCGCTGCCTGCCCGGCTGTACGCGCACGGCAGCGCCATCATGAACTCCTTCCAGCAGGTGGCCGGCGCCGCCGGCACGGCGCTGCTGATCACGGTGATGACCGGGCGGACCACCCGCGCGGCCGCTGCAGGCCTGACCCTGCCCCTCGCACACGCGGAGGGCGGCCGCGCGGCCTTTGGCCTGGCGACCGGCATCGCACTCATGCTGCTGCTCCTGGCGGCGTTCATGCGCCGCGCCCCCGCACCCCAGGGCACGGGCGACGATGAGCGGATCGTCGCCGTCGGGGCATTGACCCGCAGGCGAGCAGGGTCGACCCACGCGAACCGGCCTGAACTCAGCTGCGTTCAGGCCGGTTCGCCGTTCACCCCACGTTGA
- a CDS encoding ABC transporter ATP-binding protein: protein MTDVPLSTDQLRLSYGRSIIIPGLDLQVPGGRITSVIGPNGCGKSTLLRALARLLPVESGQIQLYGQALHALPSREVARRLAILPQGPTAPEGLTVEELVWFGRHPHQGPFSVRRPEDREAVQWALDQTGMRVFAARPLEALSGGQRQRAWIAMSLAQQTDILLLDEPTTYLDLSHQLEVLHLAQRLNREQGKTVVMVLHDLNQAVRYSDEIIAMKSGEVYAQGEAGEVLTQALLRDVFGLKAHLLQDPDTGRPHVIPYALTR, encoded by the coding sequence ATGACTGACGTTCCCCTCTCCACCGACCAGCTGCGGCTGAGCTATGGCCGCAGCATCATCATTCCCGGACTGGACCTGCAGGTGCCGGGCGGGCGCATCACCTCGGTCATCGGACCGAACGGCTGCGGCAAAAGCACCCTGCTGCGGGCCTTGGCGCGCCTGCTCCCCGTCGAAAGCGGCCAGATCCAGCTGTACGGGCAGGCGCTGCACGCGCTGCCGAGCCGCGAGGTGGCGCGCCGCCTGGCGATCCTGCCGCAGGGCCCCACCGCGCCCGAGGGCCTCACCGTCGAGGAACTGGTGTGGTTCGGACGCCACCCGCACCAGGGACCCTTCTCGGTGCGCCGCCCGGAGGACCGCGAGGCAGTGCAGTGGGCGCTGGACCAGACCGGGATGCGGGTGTTCGCCGCCCGGCCGCTGGAAGCGCTGTCCGGCGGGCAGCGGCAGCGCGCCTGGATCGCCATGAGCCTGGCCCAGCAGACCGACATCCTGCTGCTGGACGAACCCACCACCTACCTGGACCTGTCGCATCAGCTGGAGGTGCTGCACCTGGCCCAGCGCCTGAACCGCGAGCAGGGCAAGACGGTCGTGATGGTGCTGCACGACCTGAACCAGGCGGTGCGCTACAGCGACGAGATCATCGCCATGAAAAGCGGAGAGGTGTACGCCCAGGGCGAAGCGGGCGAGGTGCTCACCCAGGCGCTGCTGCGCGACGTCTTCGGGCTGAAGGCCCACCTGCTGCAGGACCCGGACACCGGCAGGCCGCATGTCATTCCGTACGCCCTGACCCGCTAG
- a CDS encoding FecCD family ABC transporter permease: MSRARPLLLLLGVALVLAALLASLATGVTALAPGRVWSVLLHPDSSTDSLVVQTLRLPRTLVAVLAGAGLGVSGLLLQGVTRNPLADPGILGVEAGGALAILVMVVFFPAAPAAAFVPAAFLGGALAAFLAYGVARQAGLTPLRLALAGVAVASLAGAASRSLQLLWEERAQAALFALSGSVAGRGWPQLAQVAPWLLGGLLAALLLAPRLNVLALGDAVARGLGARTERDSALVTGVGVLLAAGSVSVAGPIGFVGLIVPHAARALMGPDHRLSVPMGALLGGAFLTTADIAARLVDRPAETPVGILVAAVGAPFFVLLARRLGRH, encoded by the coding sequence TTGAGCCGCGCCCGTCCGCTGCTGCTGCTGCTCGGCGTGGCGCTGGTGCTGGCCGCGCTGCTGGCGTCGCTGGCCACCGGCGTCACCGCCCTGGCGCCGGGCCGGGTGTGGAGTGTCCTGCTGCACCCCGACAGCTCCACCGACAGCCTGGTGGTGCAGACCCTGCGGCTGCCGCGCACCCTGGTGGCGGTGCTGGCCGGGGCGGGGCTGGGCGTCTCGGGCCTGCTGCTGCAGGGCGTGACCCGCAACCCGCTCGCCGACCCGGGCATCCTGGGCGTGGAGGCGGGCGGCGCCCTGGCCATCCTGGTGATGGTGGTGTTCTTCCCGGCCGCGCCCGCCGCCGCGTTCGTGCCGGCCGCCTTTCTGGGCGGCGCCCTGGCGGCATTCCTGGCGTACGGGGTGGCCCGGCAGGCGGGCCTCACCCCGCTGCGGCTGGCGCTGGCCGGGGTGGCTGTCGCGAGCCTGGCGGGCGCGGCCAGCCGCAGCCTGCAGCTGCTGTGGGAGGAGCGGGCGCAGGCCGCCCTCTTCGCCCTGTCGGGCAGCGTCGCCGGCCGCGGCTGGCCGCAGCTGGCGCAGGTCGCGCCGTGGCTGCTGGGTGGCCTGCTCGCCGCGCTGCTGCTCGCCCCGCGCCTCAACGTGCTGGCCCTCGGCGACGCGGTGGCCCGGGGGCTGGGCGCCCGCACCGAGCGCGACTCGGCGCTGGTGACCGGGGTGGGGGTGCTGCTCGCCGCCGGCTCGGTGAGCGTCGCCGGGCCGATCGGCTTCGTGGGCCTGATCGTGCCGCACGCCGCCCGTGCCCTGATGGGCCCCGACCACCGCCTGAGCGTGCCGATGGGCGCGCTGCTCGGCGGCGCCTTTCTCACCACCGCCGACATCGCCGCCCGCCTGGTGGACCGGCCCGCCGAAACGCCGGTCGGCATCCTGGTGGCCGCCGTCGGCGCTCCGTTCTTCGTGCTGCTGGCCCGCCGGCTGGGCCGGCACTGA
- a CDS encoding GNAT family N-acetyltransferase — MHTYWPFAALRMTTPQLELRQPNDGELVLLADVAAKGISPPGQRTFLTPWTEFIPAQRGLAVMQSHWSSKATWNIHNWALELAVFREGQPVGMVTLRSQQFPILREVKTSAWLGLEFQGRGYGTEARGALLHFAFEQLGAEAALSEVFQDNLASQGVSRKLGYQFDGISRAVLDGQPVVSDRLRLTRAQWLGVDHPLVVVSGIADCRPFFLTDGDVS, encoded by the coding sequence ATGCACACCTACTGGCCTTTCGCCGCGTTGCGGATGACGACACCCCAACTCGAGCTTCGTCAGCCGAACGACGGTGAACTGGTCCTCCTGGCCGACGTCGCGGCAAAGGGGATCAGTCCACCTGGGCAACGGACGTTCCTCACCCCCTGGACGGAGTTCATCCCGGCTCAGCGTGGGCTGGCCGTGATGCAAAGTCATTGGAGCAGCAAGGCCACCTGGAACATCCACAACTGGGCGCTGGAGCTCGCCGTGTTTCGGGAGGGGCAACCCGTCGGGATGGTGACCCTTAGAAGCCAGCAGTTTCCAATCCTGCGCGAAGTGAAGACGTCCGCGTGGCTGGGCCTGGAGTTTCAGGGTCGGGGCTACGGCACGGAAGCCCGAGGCGCCCTGCTGCACTTCGCGTTCGAACAGCTCGGCGCTGAAGCTGCCCTCAGCGAGGTGTTTCAGGACAACCTGGCGTCCCAGGGCGTCTCCCGAAAACTTGGGTATCAGTTCGATGGGATCTCCAGAGCTGTGCTTGACGGCCAACCGGTAGTGTCTGACCGCCTCCGTCTTACCCGTGCGCAATGGCTGGGTGTTGATCATCCCTTGGTCGTGGTTTCTGGTATCGCGGACTGCCGGCCTTTCTTCCTGACGGACGGCGACGTCTCGTAA
- a CDS encoding FecCD family ABC transporter permease, with the protein MTSLPAAARSGTSRALLVGGVLAAVVAALGVLALGLGAVRTPPADVLQVLLGRGDALTRQLVLELRAPRIVVALLAGAMFAASGTMLQGVIRNPLASPDIIGVGAGAGLAATVFLLAWPGAPAGGLPWAALAGAWLGFGLVLLLSRAGGGRAADGLHPVRLALVGVAVASALGAVQQLVLVRAPDGLGAALGFLSGTVYGADADRLQRLLPWALILLPAALLCSRVLDVLNLGPELATSLGLRVQPSRLLCLGIAVALAAAGVTGAGILGFVGLLAPHLARRLVGGQHARLLPVAALLGAALVLAADTLGRTLLPPIEVPAGIFTTLVGAPYFLYLLRRAP; encoded by the coding sequence ATGACCTCCCTGCCGGCGGCGGCGCGGTCCGGCACCTCGCGGGCGCTGCTGGTGGGCGGCGTACTGGCGGCAGTCGTGGCCGCGCTGGGCGTGCTGGCGCTGGGGCTGGGCGCGGTCCGCACGCCGCCCGCCGACGTGCTGCAGGTGCTGCTGGGGCGCGGCGACGCCCTGACCCGCCAGCTGGTGCTGGAGCTGCGCGCGCCGCGGATCGTGGTGGCGCTGCTGGCCGGGGCGATGTTCGCCGCGTCCGGCACCATGCTGCAGGGCGTGATCCGCAACCCGCTGGCGTCGCCGGACATCATCGGCGTGGGCGCCGGGGCGGGGCTGGCCGCCACCGTGTTCCTGCTGGCCTGGCCGGGCGCGCCGGCGGGCGGGTTGCCGTGGGCCGCGCTGGCCGGCGCCTGGCTGGGCTTCGGGCTGGTGCTGCTGCTGTCCCGCGCCGGGGGCGGGCGGGCGGCCGACGGCCTGCACCCGGTGCGGCTGGCGCTGGTGGGCGTGGCGGTGGCCTCGGCGCTGGGCGCGGTGCAGCAGCTGGTGCTCGTGCGGGCCCCGGACGGCCTGGGCGCGGCGCTGGGGTTCCTGAGCGGCACCGTGTACGGCGCCGACGCCGACCGGCTGCAGCGGCTGCTGCCGTGGGCCCTGATCCTGCTGCCGGCCGCCCTGCTGTGCAGCCGGGTGCTGGACGTGCTGAACCTCGGCCCGGAGCTGGCCACGTCCCTGGGGCTGCGGGTCCAGCCGAGCCGCCTGCTGTGCCTGGGCATCGCCGTGGCGCTGGCCGCCGCCGGCGTGACCGGCGCCGGCATCCTCGGCTTTGTGGGCCTGCTGGCCCCGCACCTGGCCCGCCGGCTGGTGGGCGGGCAGCACGCCCGGCTGCTGCCGGTGGCGGCGCTGCTCGGCGCGGCCCTGGTGCTGGCCGCCGACACCCTGGGCCGCACCCTGCTGCCCCCCATCGAAGTGCCGGCCGGCATCTTCACCACGCTGGTGGGCGCGCCGTACTTCCTGTACCTGCTGCGCCGGGCGCCATGA